From the genome of Candidatus Rhodoluna planktonica:
TGAGTTGCCAAAACATGTTCGACCTCGCTGGTGCCAATACCCATAGCAAGTGCGCCAAATGCTCCGTGTGTTGAGGTATGCGAGTCGCCGCAGACCACGGTGATGCCAGGCATGGTCAAGCCCAATTGCGGACCAACAACGTGCACAATTCCTTGGTCAATGTCGCCCAGCGAGTGAATGCGAATACCGAACTCTTTGGCGTTATTTCTGAGCGCTTCAATTTGGGTGCGACTGGTGAGATCGGCAATTGGCTTGTCAATGTCTTGGGTTGGGGTGTTGTGATCTTCGGTTGCGATAGTTAGGTCAGGTCGACGAACTGGGCGGCCAGCCAGGCGTAAACCATCGAACGCTTGCGGACTGGTTACCTCGTGGACCAAGTGAAGATCGATGTAGAGCAAATCAGGGGAACCGTTTTCACCTTTTTTTACCAGGTGGTTATTCCACACTTTTTCAGCCAAAGTAAGTGGCTTGTTTGACATTGCAACACCTCTAGAAGTTTGAAGTCTCATTTTATCAATGCCGGCTCACTATTAGGCTGTGAAAGTGAACCTTCGAAGCACCCAGCAAATCCAAAGCAGAACAGTCAAAACCCTTACCCTGGGGCAAATTCTGGGTGGTTTTGGCCTGGGATCGACACTGTCGATCGGCGCACTGCTGGCGGCTGATCTTTCGGGAACTGCTGCCTGGTCGGGTTCGGCAGCAACTTTTTCAACCCTGGGCAGCGCGGTTTGGGCTATTCCGCTTTCTAGATTGGCTCAGCGCTCGGGTCGAAAAGTTGCACTGGCAACCGGTGCCGCGCTAGCAATCATCGGGGCAACACTGGTTATTACAGCTGCCTCCATTCGATTCTTCCCCCTTTTGCTGGTTGCGCTATTCCTGCTCGGGGCCGGCTCGGCTGCTGGTCTCCAGGCGCGCTTCGCCGCAACCGACCTACCGTCGAACAAAACGGCTGGACGTGATCTGTCAGTGGTAGTTTGGGCCACCACCCTCGGCGCGGTCATTGGGCCTAATCTGTTTGGTCCGGGTGAGGTAGTTGGCAATGCACTCGGAATGCCTGCATTGACCGGTCCATTTTTATTCACCATCCTTGCCCAATCGAGCGCAACCGCTGTGTTCTGGTTTGGCCTAAGACCCGATCCCCTTCTTGAAGCCCAGCGACTCGATGCGGCCGCCGGAAATAAAGCACGACCAAAACTTTCCTTCAAAGGTGCAATTGGCACTTTGCAGAACTTCCCTGTGGCCAGGTACGCGATGTTCTCGATTGCCCTGAGCCACATGGTGATGGTGGCCGTAATGTCCATGACGCCGGTGCACATGACCACACACGGTGCCACTTTGGTTCTAGTTGGCTTCACGATCAGCTTGCACATTGCTGGCATGTATGCCTTCGCTCCAGTTTTTGGCTGGCTCAGCGATAAAATCGGCCGGCTGAAAACTGTGGTGCTCGGGCAGGCCATCTATGTTGTCGCTCTAGGTTTTGCCGGGTTAGGTTCAGAAAACCACACGACCGTTGCCATCGGCCTATTTTTGCTCGGCTTGGGCTGGTCAGCCTCGACAGTGGCCGGCTCAGCACTGCTGGCTACTTCGTTGCCAGCCGATCAGAAGACTAATGTCCAAGGTGTGAGCGACTCAATGATGAGTTTGGCTGGAGCACTTGGCGGTGCCGTCTCCGGAACTGTTCTGGCTGCGTTCAAATTTGTTGGCCTAAATGCCGCCGCACTCATCCCGGTATCGGCAATTTTGATTCTCAGCGCACTGCGCTATCTGCAGGCTAAAGCCGAAAAATAAAAATTCCCTCCCGAGAGCAAGTCATCGAGAGGGAATTTAGTGATCCCAAGGGGATTTGAACCCCTGCTGCCGCCGTGAGAGGGCGGTGTCCTAGGCCGCTAAACGATGGGACCTTGAAACAACTTTTCGATTATGCCACACTTTGGCGGCCACTGCCAGCGGCTAAGCCAGAACCGACAGTGATGCCGGCCGTATTGTCGCGGTAATCGGGCTGTTACCAACATATTCACCATCTGAGTAAGCCGGCATATCGCCACTTTGCAACTGAATGTGGCGAGCGCGGACAAACTCGACCGCCGGATGGCTCACATGCGCTCCGCTGTAGACCTTTGGAAATACCTTGATTAGTTCGGGACGGCTGATGGAGTGCACGATAAAAAGGTCGAGATAACCGTCATCGATTGAAGCCTGCGGGGCAATTTTCATGCCGCCACCGAATTGACCACTGTTCGCTACCGCGCAAAGCATGGCATCAAATTCGCGCTCTTGCCCGTCGATCACTGCGTGATAGCGAATCGGCTTGAAACTGGCCAATTCAGCAAGCATCGCTAATTGATAGCGCGAAGGGCCTTTTGGCCACCTCATTTGATTAGCGCGACGATTAACCAATGCGTCAAAGCCGGCTGAAACTGTGCCTAAGAAATTGAAGCTCTGGCTGCTTGTGCTTGCATAACCGGTGTCGACCCGTCTCGGGCTAGACAGTCTAGAAATTAGATATTCGGCAGCTGCAACCGGGTCTTTTGGAATGCCGAGGGTTTCCGCCGAATCGTTGCCGGTACCCGCTGGAATTATGCCCAAATGCACTGGCTTATCAGCGCAAAGATTGGCACCCAGATGAGCCATGCCGTCACCACCAACCACGACAATTGAGTCAACCGCACCGTCGTCAATTGCTTGGCGAACCTTTACCGCGGCGCTTTGGTAATTTTCAGCCGAAAGATCAACCAATTCGCCGGCACGAGCCAAAATCGGTAACACTTGGTCGGCAACTAACCGGCCGTGCCCTGAACCAGCAGTGGGGTTTACCACCAGCCCGAATCTCATCGGCGACGCAACAGTTGCGCATTTGCCGCAACTACCAGAGTAGAAATAGACATCAGTAATGCTCCGAGAGCCGGTGTGAGCGTCAGTCCGGCGCCAACCAGGGCTCCCCCGGCCAGCGGAATAGCCAGAACGTTATAACCCACAGCCCAGAACAGATTCTGTTTCATTTTTGCCACCGATTCTCTCGACTGTTGAATCAAGTCCAAAATTTTTACCGGATCATCACTGGAGAGCACGATTCCGGCTGATTCAATAGCTACATTTGTGCCAGCACCGATGGCAACGCCGACGTTTGCCTGAGCCAGTGCTGGGGCGTCATTGATGCCGTCACCGACCATAATGACCTTCGAACCGTCGACCTGAAGCTTTCGCACGACTTCAGCTTTTCGATGCGGCAACACCTCGGCAAAAACTTCGGTGATGCCGAGTTCTTTCGCTACCGACTCGGCAACCCCGGTTGCATCACCGGTAAGCATAACTACGCGCTTGCGCCGAAGTTGCAGTTCGTACACGGCCGCTTTTGCAGTTTCGCGAAGGGTGTCTCCCACTTCAATAGAG
Proteins encoded in this window:
- a CDS encoding diacylglycerol/lipid kinase family protein codes for the protein MVNPTAGSGHGRLVADQVLPILARAGELVDLSAENYQSAAVKVRQAIDDGAVDSIVVVGGDGMAHLGANLCADKPVHLGIIPAGTGNDSAETLGIPKDPVAAAEYLISRLSSPRRVDTGYASTSSQSFNFLGTVSAGFDALVNRRANQMRWPKGPSRYQLAMLAELASFKPIRYHAVIDGQEREFDAMLCAVANSGQFGGGMKIAPQASIDDGYLDLFIVHSISRPELIKVFPKVYSGAHVSHPAVEFVRARHIQLQSGDMPAYSDGEYVGNSPITATIRPASLSVLA
- a CDS encoding MFS transporter, which gives rise to MNLRSTQQIQSRTVKTLTLGQILGGFGLGSTLSIGALLAADLSGTAAWSGSAATFSTLGSAVWAIPLSRLAQRSGRKVALATGAALAIIGATLVITAASIRFFPLLLVALFLLGAGSAAGLQARFAATDLPSNKTAGRDLSVVVWATTLGAVIGPNLFGPGEVVGNALGMPALTGPFLFTILAQSSATAVFWFGLRPDPLLEAQRLDAAAGNKARPKLSFKGAIGTLQNFPVARYAMFSIALSHMVMVAVMSMTPVHMTTHGATLVLVGFTISLHIAGMYAFAPVFGWLSDKIGRLKTVVLGQAIYVVALGFAGLGSENHTTVAIGLFLLGLGWSASTVAGSALLATSLPADQKTNVQGVSDSMMSLAGALGGAVSGTVLAAFKFVGLNAAALIPVSAILILSALRYLQAKAEK